A window of Eucalyptus grandis isolate ANBG69807.140 chromosome 4, ASM1654582v1, whole genome shotgun sequence genomic DNA:
GATGGCGAATTCGAGGATCGCGAGGTTCGTCATGGAGGCCGCACCCCCGCAGTTTGTGAGCGTCATGAGGCACCGGTCATCGCAGATGCTGGATACCATcaaagaggaggagagggaggtcGGTTCGAGCGGCCCTCGCTCCTCGCCTCCAAAAAGCCAGGCCTCTCGCTCCCCGTCTCCACGCTGCTCGCTGTCATCTCCATCAGCTCGCGCTTCGACTACTACATCCTCCCGAGTCGCCACGGCTGGTTCGGGCAGCTTTTTCCATGGGGTTGATAGATCTTTGTCCATGTTTGAGAGCTAGAGATGTTTTCATGGGATATGTATTCTTGTGCTGATTAAGAAAGAGGACTTGCCCTAGTTGACAGGATCATCGAGGCTGTATTAGGAATGCCAGTACATTAAGTGGTAATAACTCTATATGTTGAAGCTGCTTTTTGTACAAATATGGAAACATCCAGGCTGGTGATGATAATAGCAGTTTCTGATGTTTCCTTGCACCAATGGCTCAGCGTATTTTCATCTCGTCTATTCTACTTTACCAAAACTAAATTCGATTTGTCATCGCAACTACTTTGCTACGACGATTATCAGGTAAAGAACAAGCCCTTTTCTGGCCAGAaacgtgaagaagaagatcgacAAAGTCCTGTTTAGTTGTGAATACAGGAATTGAGCTACGATAGAATAAGATGAGATAGCAAATTCCTTCATATTGAGGGATAAATCTCATCAAGTGAGTGCACTTAATTAGGATAGGattgaagaaagaataaaaattcaattctaaaactGAAAAAGGCCAAATAAGATAACGTAAATGCCAAAATTGCCGCAGCCAGCACGGCAAAGATCGTGACCACCGCTATGGTGATCCCTTGGATAgtgccaccaccaccacgaaTGGGTGCCTGGGAAGTGCAACCATAGCAGGTTCTCAGGCGACCCTTCTGGTAGTCGCCTGGAGAGTGCAACCACCACAGATGGTCACCTAGGGAATCCAACCATAGCGGGTGGTCGCCTGAGAAAGGCAACCCTTGTCATCGTCGTGCAGATTTGAGGCCGTGAGAAACACAGGAAGACTCAAGGGCGCCACCATCAACGTCCAGACTTAATATTGGACATATCTGGATTATGCGTTGCTTCAAGCACTGGATCAGATAGtaataattttaattagaaTTATATCCAGTTCACCAAACACAGCCTAAAATATCCCTTGCACTTGTGTTATATATGTAGATAGATGAACACATGGAAAAAGATAAACAGATAAACAAACAGATGCAGCCCCGAAACTCTTACAGAACACAATAATTGTTGGCTCATGAGCTTAGAGAGCTCATGTTTAAAAAGAGCCATAAGAATTGTATTACAGAGCAGAACCCAGGTTAGTTTACAGGTAAGTACAGCTTGCGTATGTACTTGGCCAAATTATGGTGTCCAGGTCATCAACTCTTTAATCATTGATGTGCAGACTGCAGCAAGCAATGTTTTCGCCAGATTAATTTTGTCATTCAATGTTCAGCGTATTTCAGCATGTTTTAGGTCTTTAGAAAACATTGCTAAAAGATTTACCAGTCCATGTTATGGTTGAAAAAGTACCGCTTATGAATGAACGAAATCCTGCTCAGTTTGGAGCCAGTACCCATTTCTTCAAGAGCCTTATTTGGCTGAATCAGCAGATTGGAAAGGTGGGAATCTGGCTATTGTATCAGACAAGGATGGAAAAAGGCTTGATGCGCGTTACAATTTTCCCTCCAATGTTCGGTTGAACCATTGGCTGAGGCCTGAGATtactgaaaaacaaaaaaaagtttgaggccATAGAGAAGAGCAAGTGGAATTGTGCAAGAGATCAAACCAGTTTGCAGGTTGGAGTAGCTGGTGAACAGAGGCAATGaattttttcattcaatttgtACAAGACTGCATCCATAAAGGTACTACATACATCTCTGTACATAAAAGGTAATCTGCATATGTTTGGTGAGCATCCTAAAGGTAAT
This region includes:
- the LOC104440768 gene encoding uncharacterized protein LOC104440768, with the protein product MANSRIARFVMEAAPPQFVSVMRHRSSQMLDTIKEEEREVGSSGPRSSPPKSQASRSPSPRCSLSSPSARASTTTSSRVATAGSGSFFHGVDRSLSMFES